A single Bacillus sp. HMF5848 DNA region contains:
- a CDS encoding response regulator transcription factor — protein sequence MNNRILIVEDEKEIAELVRDYLKREGFEVHIAYDGEEGLEKFKELQPMIMILDILLPKLDGLEVCRIIRQQSNIPILMASAKKEDFDKVLGLGMGADDYIAKPFSPNELVARVKAQLRRYTTLANPSPQQQDEIQVDDIVVNKNTYDVYVKNKKIDVSAKEFQLLYYMMEHPGQVFTREQLFQQIWGQSDFGDINTVTVHIRKLREKIEVNPSTPAYILTVWGVGYKFKGRS from the coding sequence TTGAACAACCGCATTTTAATTGTGGAGGATGAGAAGGAAATAGCTGAATTAGTACGTGATTATTTAAAGCGTGAAGGCTTTGAAGTGCATATTGCCTATGATGGTGAGGAAGGGCTCGAGAAGTTTAAAGAGCTGCAGCCGATGATTATGATTTTGGATATATTGCTACCTAAACTTGATGGACTAGAAGTGTGTCGTATTATTAGGCAGCAGTCCAATATTCCCATCCTGATGGCCAGTGCTAAGAAAGAAGACTTTGATAAGGTGCTTGGTCTCGGAATGGGAGCGGATGATTACATTGCGAAGCCATTCAGCCCAAACGAGCTTGTGGCCCGTGTGAAAGCGCAGCTGCGGCGGTATACTACATTAGCGAATCCTAGCCCTCAGCAACAAGATGAAATTCAAGTCGATGATATTGTGGTTAATAAAAATACGTATGATGTATATGTAAAAAATAAAAAAATTGATGTATCTGCAAAGGAGTTTCAGCTTCTTTATTATATGATGGAGCACCCTGGACAAGTGTTTACACGCGAGCAGCTGTTTCAACAAATATGGGGGCAGTCTGATTTTGGAGATATTAATACGGTTACTGTTCATATTCGCAAGCTACGAGAAAAAATTGAAGTAAATCCCTCAACACCGGCCTACATTCTGACCGTATGGGGTGTTGGTTATAAATTTAAAGGGCGGTCATAG
- a CDS encoding ABC transporter permease, with translation MKQLIKNELYKQLVSKKLYIFIAVIVGFNFFGILEDLLGHVDFVMNGPNLPVYMLSTIVNYVLPFFIIFVATEMISHEYSSGTLKLSLLAPVKRSSLLVAKLSSLAILILSLLIFSYVMSVGIGTLYWGWSDTVLFEDPNLTAAPVEYSLLPGLFRGLLAYVVSVFPLMAFASFVIWLSFQFTSSGLSVGVSTASLILMGVFTQILTMIKPAFILSYFSLGILYFNPERFALTSAILSIVSYMLIFSFLSFRQFSKKDILL, from the coding sequence ATGAAACAACTAATAAAAAATGAGTTATATAAGCAGCTTGTAAGTAAAAAGCTTTATATTTTTATAGCAGTGATTGTCGGATTTAACTTTTTTGGCATTTTAGAGGATTTGTTAGGTCATGTTGATTTTGTGATGAACGGTCCGAATTTACCAGTGTATATGTTATCTACTATCGTGAACTACGTGCTACCATTTTTTATTATCTTTGTAGCAACAGAAATGATTTCACATGAGTATAGTAGTGGAACACTAAAGCTTTCGCTGTTAGCACCTGTTAAACGGTCGTCATTGTTAGTAGCTAAGCTCAGCTCACTTGCGATTCTCATTTTATCATTGCTTATTTTTTCGTATGTTATGTCAGTGGGCATTGGTACATTGTATTGGGGCTGGAGTGACACTGTATTGTTTGAGGATCCAAATTTAACAGCCGCACCAGTCGAGTATTCATTGTTACCAGGCTTATTTCGCGGTTTGTTAGCGTATGTGGTGTCCGTGTTTCCGCTCATGGCATTTGCAAGCTTTGTCATATGGCTATCGTTTCAATTCACTTCAAGTGGCTTGTCAGTAGGAGTCTCAACAGCTTCGTTAATTTTAATGGGCGTGTTTACACAAATTTTAACGATGATAAAGCCAGCGTTTATTTTATCTTACTTTAGTCTTGGTATTCTGTATTTTAATCCTGAAAGATTTGCGTTAACTTCGGCGATACTATCGATTGTAAGTTACATGTTGATTTTTAGCTTCTTAAGCTTTAGACAGTTTTCTAAAAAAGACATTTTATTGTAG
- a CDS encoding secondary thiamine-phosphate synthase enzyme YjbQ, translating to MLKSFSLRTNKRDEMIDVTQKVEAYIKEMGVKNGAVIVYCPHTTAGITINENADPDVKTDMLRRFDEVYPWHHSLDRHIEGNTAAHMKASTVGASQHVIVEKGQLLLGTWQGIYFCEFDGPRTRTFYVKTI from the coding sequence ATGTTAAAAAGCTTTTCACTCCGAACAAACAAACGGGATGAAATGATAGATGTAACACAGAAGGTAGAAGCGTACATAAAAGAGATGGGCGTAAAGAATGGAGCGGTCATTGTATACTGTCCTCACACAACAGCCGGCATCACCATTAATGAAAATGCCGACCCCGATGTAAAAACAGATATGCTGCGTCGTTTTGATGAAGTATACCCTTGGCATCATAGCCTTGATCGCCATATCGAAGGAAACACAGCTGCGCATATGAAGGCTAGCACAGTGGGGGCATCGCAACACGTTATCGTCGAAAAAGGGCAACTACTACTTGGCACATGGCAAGGCATTTATTTCTGTGAATTCGATGGGCCACGCACACGTACGTTTTATGTAAAAACAATATAA
- a CDS encoding PDZ domain-containing protein → MDWLQQLVIGIFRLVINPFLYVWVLAAVGLGYFRVKRERRQFGVRVQYGLTELRYFLSTSVFMGLAVSLVALAVGIVVTPSLIILILTMMLIFFAPLKMRWASPAFTLGVAILVAVVWAYGPFEDLPISDWFAKVEVVNMTGVAILLAILVLAEGVLLFKSKQEPTSPFLFPGKRGLVIGSQLFNRLWLVPVFLLIPGEGLASFPSWWPIFAVADTGYSIICVPFAIGFYQKIVGQLSGTLIKQASYKVMIFGVALVGLAISGLVWPSMVIVTAVVAVLGREAIFLYDKLTDEAKPAFFTRKNNGVVILSVLPHSPADKMALQIGEVITRVNGEEVGNEQQFYEALQINRAYCKIEVLNKEGELRYVQRALYEGQHHELGLLFVPDSKRPQKTAIAK, encoded by the coding sequence GTGGATTGGCTTCAACAGCTAGTTATAGGAATTTTTCGGTTAGTAATAAATCCTTTTTTATATGTGTGGGTGTTAGCAGCTGTCGGCTTAGGATACTTTCGTGTCAAAAGAGAGCGACGTCAATTTGGGGTACGTGTGCAGTACGGTCTAACGGAGCTGCGTTATTTCCTTTCTACTAGTGTATTTATGGGACTAGCTGTGTCTTTAGTCGCATTGGCAGTTGGAATTGTTGTGACACCATCACTTATTATTCTAATCCTCACGATGATGCTCATCTTTTTTGCACCTTTAAAAATGCGCTGGGCTTCACCTGCTTTTACGCTCGGAGTAGCAATATTAGTAGCGGTTGTCTGGGCATATGGACCATTTGAAGATTTACCGATAAGCGACTGGTTCGCGAAGGTTGAAGTGGTAAATATGACGGGCGTTGCCATTTTACTTGCTATCCTTGTTTTGGCAGAAGGTGTATTACTTTTTAAAAGTAAACAAGAACCGACGTCACCTTTCTTATTTCCAGGTAAAAGAGGCTTAGTCATTGGCTCACAGCTTTTTAACAGATTATGGCTTGTGCCAGTATTTCTGCTTATTCCTGGAGAAGGCTTAGCATCATTCCCGAGCTGGTGGCCCATTTTTGCAGTCGCTGATACGGGGTATTCCATCATATGTGTACCATTTGCAATAGGCTTTTATCAGAAAATTGTTGGTCAGCTCTCAGGTACGTTAATAAAACAAGCTTCGTATAAGGTTATGATTTTTGGAGTGGCACTCGTAGGCTTAGCGATTAGCGGGCTTGTGTGGCCAAGCATGGTCATTGTCACAGCAGTTGTTGCTGTGTTAGGGCGCGAAGCCATCTTTTTATATGATAAGCTCACGGATGAGGCTAAACCAGCCTTTTTTACAAGAAAAAATAACGGTGTTGTTATATTGTCTGTTCTACCGCATTCTCCTGCCGATAAAATGGCTCTTCAAATCGGAGAAGTTATTACAAGAGTAAATGGAGAAGAGGTTGGCAATGAGCAACAATTTTATGAGGCGCTTCAAATAAACAGGGCGTATTGTAAAATTGAAGTGTTAAATAAAGAAGGGGAGCTACGCTACGTACAGCGCGCCCTTTATGAAGGTCAGCACCACGAGTTAGGATTACTGTTTGTACCTGACTCAAAGCGACCACAAAAGACGGCTATAGCAAAATAA
- a CDS encoding S41 family peptidase, with the protein MNRKVTVLLMLLSLIIGVGGTYSLLQLTSAEMANGGDVISLPVATIDKDADMSNEDLAKIEQVYKLLATQYVEDIDEQELIEGAINGMIEQLEDPFSSYMDEETAASFSQNLSSTFEGIGAEVSMVDGLVTIVAPYKDSPAEKAGLKPNDQILSVDGESIAGLDLYEAVLKIRGEKGSTVTLEIKRPGVTEPLMVDVVRDEIPIETVYSDLKEYEGKKVGYIEIALFSEKTSEDFFKQLKELEKQKIDGLVIDVRGNPGGYLQSVEAILRELVPKDKPMLQIEDRNGETQRFFTNLEEKKPYPIVSLIDEGSASASEILSSALKEAVGYDVVGTSSFGKGTVQQTVPMDDGSEVKLTMFKWLTSDGNWIHKTGVEPTVEIKQPDYFYVSPIQLNENEVLAYDQTSEKVVALQKMLSGLGYGPGREDGYFSEETKTAVEAFQKANDLPMTGKVDEQTAVKLETKIIERIRSEESDLQLQTALKVLFK; encoded by the coding sequence TTGAATCGTAAAGTTACAGTATTGCTTATGCTGTTATCACTTATCATAGGTGTCGGTGGCACCTATTCGCTATTACAATTAACATCCGCTGAGATGGCGAATGGTGGCGATGTAATCAGCTTACCGGTGGCAACTATTGATAAAGATGCCGATATGTCTAATGAGGATCTTGCAAAAATTGAACAAGTATACAAGCTTCTTGCCACACAGTATGTTGAGGATATAGATGAGCAGGAACTTATTGAAGGCGCTATTAACGGAATGATTGAACAGCTTGAAGACCCTTTTAGCTCATATATGGATGAGGAAACAGCGGCAAGCTTTTCGCAAAATTTAAGCTCTACTTTTGAAGGAATTGGCGCTGAGGTTAGTATGGTTGATGGCCTAGTAACGATTGTTGCACCGTACAAAGATTCCCCAGCAGAAAAAGCAGGCTTAAAGCCAAATGATCAGATTTTATCCGTAGATGGCGAATCGATTGCAGGGCTTGACTTATACGAAGCTGTTTTAAAAATTCGTGGTGAAAAAGGATCGACAGTTACACTTGAGATTAAACGACCAGGTGTAACAGAGCCTTTAATGGTTGATGTAGTTCGCGATGAGATTCCGATTGAGACTGTATATAGTGATCTTAAAGAGTACGAAGGTAAAAAAGTTGGCTATATAGAAATTGCATTGTTCTCGGAAAAAACAAGTGAGGATTTCTTTAAACAACTAAAAGAGCTTGAAAAACAAAAGATTGACGGTCTTGTTATTGATGTAAGAGGGAACCCAGGTGGATATTTACAAAGTGTGGAAGCCATTTTACGTGAATTAGTTCCTAAGGATAAACCGATGCTACAAATCGAGGATCGTAATGGTGAAACACAACGATTCTTTACGAATCTTGAAGAGAAAAAGCCGTATCCAATTGTGAGTCTTATTGATGAAGGTAGTGCATCGGCTTCAGAAATATTATCAAGTGCGCTTAAAGAAGCGGTGGGATATGATGTAGTTGGTACATCGTCATTCGGTAAAGGAACTGTTCAACAAACAGTACCAATGGATGATGGCAGTGAAGTAAAGCTTACGATGTTCAAATGGCTCACATCTGATGGAAACTGGATTCACAAAACAGGTGTTGAACCGACAGTCGAAATTAAACAACCAGATTATTTCTACGTAAGCCCTATTCAGCTTAATGAAAACGAAGTACTTGCGTATGACCAAACGAGTGAAAAGGTTGTGGCATTACAAAAAATGTTAAGTGGCTTAGGCTATGGTCCTGGTCGAGAAGATGGATATTTTAGTGAAGAGACAAAAACAGCTGTAGAAGCTTTCCAAAAAGCAAATGACTTACCTATGACAGGAAAAGTAGATGAGCAAACAGCTGTTAAGCTAGAAACAAAAATTATTGAGCGTATTCGCAGTGAAGAAAGTGACTTGCAGCTACAAACAGCGTTAAAGGTTCTTTTTAAATAG
- a CDS encoding ABC transporter ATP-binding protein, whose translation MTKDTVLEVHNLRRSFDKKEVVRDVSFTVEKGEVFGFLGPNGAGKTTIIRMILGLIKRDSGTVTINGYSIDDQFMEAIRHVGAIVETPSFYTHLSGYANLTLIRNLHPHIAKQRIDEVLEMVHLSKVAKRKVSTYSLGMKQRLGLARALLQHPTIVFLDEPTNGLDPQGILEMREMITTLAQEQQITFIITSHILHEIEQVCDRVAILREGSIIANGFVKELLASDDEAIELRTKQLEASEKIATSMTFVKSITRSESSLVVKIEKGFSSQLNKKLVEAGIDVEYVIPQQQSLEKLFLQLTDGGQVS comes from the coding sequence ATGACAAAGGATACGGTATTAGAGGTTCATAATTTACGACGCTCGTTTGATAAAAAAGAAGTTGTGCGTGACGTAAGTTTTACAGTGGAAAAAGGTGAGGTGTTCGGGTTTTTGGGACCGAACGGTGCTGGTAAGACGACGATAATTCGGATGATACTTGGTTTAATAAAACGTGATAGTGGCACGGTGACTATTAACGGTTACAGCATTGATGATCAGTTCATGGAAGCTATTAGACACGTAGGAGCGATTGTTGAAACGCCGAGCTTTTACACACATTTATCAGGCTATGCCAACTTAACGCTTATTAGAAATTTACATCCGCATATTGCGAAGCAGCGAATTGATGAAGTGCTTGAGATGGTACATCTGTCAAAGGTTGCGAAACGTAAGGTTAGCACGTATTCACTAGGGATGAAGCAAAGGCTTGGGTTAGCGAGAGCGCTTCTGCAGCATCCAACCATCGTGTTTTTAGATGAGCCAACGAACGGTTTAGATCCACAAGGGATTCTAGAAATGCGAGAGATGATTACGACATTGGCACAAGAACAACAAATCACGTTTATTATTACGTCCCATATTTTACATGAAATTGAACAGGTGTGTGATAGAGTTGCGATACTGCGTGAAGGCAGCATTATTGCAAATGGCTTCGTGAAGGAACTCCTTGCTAGTGATGATGAAGCGATTGAATTACGAACTAAACAGCTTGAGGCGTCTGAGAAAATAGCGACATCCATGACATTTGTAAAATCGATAACAAGATCGGAATCAAGCTTAGTTGTAAAAATTGAAAAAGGGTTTTCTAGTCAATTAAATAAAAAGCTAGTTGAGGCGGGCATTGATGTCGAGTACGTTATTCCACAGCAACAGTCGTTGGAAAAATTGTTTTTACAATTAACAGATGGAGGTCAAGTATCATGA